A genome region from Crossiella equi includes the following:
- the glmU gene encoding bifunctional UDP-N-acetylglucosamine diphosphorylase/glucosamine-1-phosphate N-acetyltransferase GlmU produces MLQGDVGPITAIVLAAGEGTRMRSATPKVLHRLAGRTLVEHAVRAAAELGPDHLAVVVGHGRDAVREHLGTVGKALDREVRTAVQEQQKGTGHAVSCALEALPAELSGVVVVTYGDVPLLDADTLRALLAEHKRAGNAVTVLTAQVGDPTGYGRIVRDTTGVVTAIVEQKDADEAQRAIKEINSGVYAFDASVLRGAIGRLSTDNAQGELYLTDVLSIARGDGLRVGALESADAWLVEGVNDRVQLAKLGAELNRRLVERWMREGVTVVDPASVWLDADVELARDVTLHPGVQLREGTRVGEGAEIGPDTTLADSVVHAGAKIIRTHGSGAVIGENALVGPFAYLRPGTRLGTKGKIGTFVETKNANIGEGTKVPHLTYVGDATIGEFSNIGAASVFVNYDGLQKHHTTIGSYCRTGSDNMFVAPVTIGDGAYTAAGSVITQDVPPGAMGVARAKQRNVTGWVERKRPGSAAADAAARALAVTSDDGGKHQPNGE; encoded by the coding sequence ATGCTCCAGGGCGACGTCGGCCCCATCACCGCGATCGTGCTCGCCGCAGGCGAAGGCACCCGCATGCGCTCGGCCACCCCGAAGGTGCTGCACCGGCTCGCCGGGCGCACCCTCGTCGAGCACGCCGTGCGCGCCGCGGCCGAGCTGGGCCCGGACCACCTCGCGGTGGTCGTCGGGCACGGCCGGGACGCGGTCCGCGAGCACCTCGGCACCGTGGGCAAGGCACTGGACCGCGAGGTCCGCACCGCGGTCCAGGAACAGCAGAAGGGCACCGGGCACGCGGTCAGCTGCGCCTTGGAGGCCCTGCCCGCCGAGCTGTCCGGCGTGGTGGTCGTCACCTACGGCGACGTGCCGCTGCTGGACGCGGACACGCTGCGCGCGCTGCTCGCCGAGCACAAGCGGGCGGGCAACGCGGTGACCGTGCTCACCGCCCAGGTGGGCGACCCCACCGGCTACGGGCGCATCGTGCGCGACACCACCGGGGTGGTGACCGCGATCGTGGAGCAGAAGGACGCCGACGAGGCGCAGCGCGCGATCAAGGAGATCAACTCCGGCGTGTACGCCTTCGACGCCTCGGTGCTGCGCGGCGCGATCGGCCGCCTGTCCACCGACAACGCGCAGGGTGAGCTGTACCTCACCGACGTGCTCTCCATCGCCCGCGGCGACGGCCTGCGCGTGGGCGCGCTGGAGAGCGCGGACGCGTGGCTGGTCGAGGGCGTCAACGACCGCGTGCAGCTGGCGAAGCTGGGCGCGGAGCTCAACCGCCGCCTGGTGGAGCGCTGGATGCGCGAGGGCGTCACGGTCGTCGACCCGGCCTCGGTGTGGCTGGACGCGGACGTGGAGCTGGCGCGCGATGTGACCCTGCACCCGGGCGTGCAGCTGCGCGAGGGCACACGGGTCGGCGAGGGCGCGGAGATCGGTCCGGACACCACGCTGGCCGACTCGGTCGTGCACGCGGGCGCGAAGATCATCCGCACGCACGGTTCGGGCGCGGTGATCGGCGAGAACGCGCTGGTAGGACCGTTCGCCTACCTGCGGCCGGGCACCCGGCTGGGCACCAAGGGCAAGATCGGCACCTTCGTCGAGACGAAGAACGCGAACATCGGCGAGGGCACGAAGGTGCCGCATCTCACGTACGTGGGCGACGCCACGATCGGCGAGTTCTCCAACATCGGCGCCGCTTCAGTTTTCGTGAACTACGACGGTCTCCAGAAGCACCACACGACGATCGGCTCGTACTGCCGCACGGGGTCGGACAACATGTTCGTCGCGCCTGTGACCATTGGCGATGGTGCTTACACGGCCGCCGGCTCGGTGATCACGCAGGACGTCCCGCCGGGGGCGATGGGCGTGGCAAGGGCCAAGCAGCGGAACGTCACCGGATGGGTGGAGCGCAAGCGCCCTGGCTCCGCGGCGGCGGATGCTGCCGCGCGAGCACTCGCTGTCACCAGCGATGATGGGGGCAAACACCAGCCAAACGGGGAGTGA
- a CDS encoding GGDEF domain-containing protein has protein sequence MAQNSELGTQLEAAQEIDGLLAEAQRRGEPWMVGEILRCAVIVRLVTPSIADDAEDLLEEMIAHTRRHGLLVLEADAHALSGRRALMADREDSALSSIAKALAMLDDEPSPDAMLPRRQWDRLLVSALVDIGLVLTQLGVYDMADRELAKANQHIRHSGGPHDIAVHLINRVRLQLGWGLRLERVDKDDDALDRFCTASAIAVAVEGPWRESLFPRRTDLPAAAQVPVLGAAHALARPGPEHVDGLKSLLDMAMYPSEMIMTAIALARCLADNDRHEEALSALTKVRMQLEHDTSEPSLRLCLVREFARLSGPESRATNTALSEYANELENELWGLARTRESTLRTRLDHERLTRKHGAMAQQALQDPLTGLPNRRALDERMDTLFGAPGAYPLAVALIDLDGFKGVNDRHSHAEGDDVLRAVAGTIRDALRGDDLVARYGGDEFVVLLPGAPISAAVAALNRAVDAVDRLPNHLSRGVTLSIGVIAVHPQESPGQALSRADSAMYVAKREGGNRVAGGPAEASLETFGSPGLLPPVAP, from the coding sequence GTGGCGCAGAACAGCGAGCTGGGCACCCAGCTGGAAGCAGCCCAGGAGATCGACGGGCTGCTCGCGGAGGCCCAGCGGCGCGGCGAGCCCTGGATGGTCGGCGAGATCCTGCGCTGCGCGGTCATCGTGCGCCTGGTCACCCCCAGCATCGCCGACGACGCCGAGGACCTGCTCGAGGAGATGATCGCGCACACCCGGCGGCACGGCCTGCTGGTGCTGGAGGCCGACGCGCACGCGCTGTCCGGCCGCCGTGCCCTGATGGCCGACCGCGAGGACTCCGCGCTCAGCTCGATCGCCAAGGCGCTGGCCATGCTCGACGACGAGCCCTCGCCGGACGCCATGCTGCCGCGCCGCCAGTGGGACCGCCTGCTGGTCTCCGCCCTGGTCGACATCGGCCTGGTGCTCACCCAGCTCGGCGTCTACGACATGGCCGACCGCGAGCTGGCCAAGGCCAACCAGCACATCCGCCACTCCGGCGGCCCGCACGACATCGCGGTGCACCTGATAAACCGCGTCCGCCTCCAGCTGGGCTGGGGCCTGCGCCTGGAACGGGTCGACAAGGACGATGACGCGCTCGACCGCTTCTGCACCGCCTCGGCCATCGCGGTCGCGGTGGAGGGCCCGTGGCGGGAGTCGCTGTTCCCCCGCCGCACCGACCTGCCCGCGGCCGCGCAGGTGCCGGTGCTCGGCGCCGCGCACGCGCTGGCCCGGCCCGGTCCCGAGCACGTGGACGGCCTGAAGTCGCTGCTGGACATGGCGATGTACCCGTCCGAGATGATCATGACGGCCATCGCGCTGGCCCGCTGCCTCGCCGACAACGACCGGCACGAGGAGGCGCTGTCCGCGCTGACCAAGGTGCGCATGCAGCTGGAGCACGACACCTCCGAGCCCTCGCTGCGGCTGTGCCTGGTGCGCGAGTTCGCCCGCCTGTCCGGCCCGGAGAGCCGCGCCACCAACACCGCGCTGTCGGAGTACGCCAACGAGCTGGAGAACGAGCTCTGGGGCCTGGCCCGCACGCGCGAGTCCACGCTGCGCACGCGCCTGGACCACGAGCGGCTCACCCGCAAGCACGGCGCGATGGCCCAGCAGGCGCTCCAGGACCCGCTCACCGGCTTGCCCAACCGGCGCGCGCTGGACGAGCGCATGGACACCCTCTTCGGTGCCCCGGGCGCCTACCCGCTCGCGGTCGCGCTGATCGACCTCGACGGCTTCAAGGGCGTCAACGACCGGCACTCCCACGCCGAGGGCGACGACGTGCTGCGAGCGGTGGCCGGCACCATCCGCGACGCGCTGCGCGGTGACGACCTGGTCGCCCGCTACGGCGGCGACGAGTTCGTGGTGCTGCTGCCGGGCGCCCCGATCTCGGCCGCGGTGGCCGCGCTGAACCGGGCCGTGGACGCGGTCGACCGGCTGCCCAACCACCTGTCCCGGGGCGTCACCCTCTCCATCGGCGTGATCGCCGTGCACCCGCAGGAAAGCCCAGGTCAAGCGCTGTCCCGTGCGGACTCCGCGATGTACGTGGCCAAGCGGGAAGGTGGCAACCGGGTGGCGGGCGGCCCGGCCGAGGCAAGCCTGGAGACCTTCGGCAGCCCCGGGCTGCTGCCTCCGGTCGCGCCGTAG
- a CDS encoding alpha/beta hydrolase family protein: MENTSVRTAPPPAPVRPRHRRRLVAALVAVLTVLLLGTGGVGWYYSGELLVPYSGEPQYRDTVLATSAGTVTLADSENARQPGVFTLVWAGGSARVGEVVKRTGEQVERKLPEGSSVPAGTRVRFDNDVFDGNPNQSLGLPTEDVSIASELGPMPAWLVRPEAGKDTGIWAVQVHGRGASRNETLRIIPALHRLGITNLSVTYRNDNGAQKSPDGLYHLGDTEWRDVEPAVKFAQRNGARRVVLFGYSMGGAIVGQLLSRSPVAGSVAAVVLDAPVVSWRKVLDWQASERGLPRFLTPVATLVSGWRSGIDFDGMELIEHPPATKPSTLLIHGSADGTVPVTASRELAEAAGRLDWPIDYVEVPGADHVASWNLDPAAYERNVTQFLGRTLAIPAG; this comes from the coding sequence GTGGAGAACACCTCGGTCCGGACCGCCCCGCCGCCCGCTCCGGTCCGCCCCCGCCACCGCAGGCGCCTGGTGGCCGCCCTGGTCGCCGTGCTCACCGTGCTGCTGCTCGGCACCGGCGGGGTCGGCTGGTACTACAGCGGAGAGCTGCTCGTCCCCTACTCGGGTGAACCGCAGTACCGGGACACCGTGCTGGCCACCAGCGCGGGCACGGTGACGCTCGCGGACAGCGAGAACGCCCGCCAGCCCGGGGTGTTCACGCTGGTCTGGGCCGGTGGCTCGGCCCGCGTGGGCGAGGTGGTCAAGCGCACCGGGGAGCAGGTCGAGCGCAAGCTCCCGGAGGGGTCCTCGGTCCCGGCCGGCACCAGGGTGCGCTTCGACAACGACGTGTTCGACGGCAACCCCAACCAGTCCCTCGGACTGCCGACTGAGGACGTTTCCATAGCCTCTGAGCTGGGCCCGATGCCCGCTTGGTTGGTGCGTCCCGAAGCCGGGAAGGACACCGGGATCTGGGCCGTGCAGGTGCACGGGCGGGGCGCCAGCCGCAACGAGACCCTCCGGATCATCCCCGCCTTGCACCGACTGGGAATCACCAATCTTTCGGTCACTTACCGCAATGACAATGGCGCCCAAAAATCACCCGATGGGTTGTATCACCTTGGCGATACCGAATGGCGGGATGTGGAACCCGCGGTGAAGTTCGCACAGCGGAACGGCGCGCGGCGAGTGGTGCTGTTCGGTTACTCGATGGGCGGGGCGATCGTCGGCCAACTGCTCAGCCGGTCGCCGGTGGCCGGTTCGGTGGCCGCGGTGGTGCTGGACGCACCCGTGGTGAGCTGGCGGAAGGTGCTGGACTGGCAGGCCAGCGAACGCGGGCTGCCGCGGTTCCTGACGCCGGTCGCGACCCTGGTCTCCGGCTGGCGCTCGGGCATCGACTTCGACGGCATGGAGCTGATCGAGCACCCGCCCGCGACGAAGCCGTCCACGCTGCTCATCCACGGTTCGGCCGACGGCACGGTCCCGGTGACCGCCAGCCGCGAGCTGGCCGAGGCCGCGGGCAGGCTGGACTGGCCCATCGACTACGTCGAGGTCCCGGGTGCCGACCACGTCGCCTCGTGGAACCTGGACCCGGCCGCGTACGAGCGGAACGTGACCCAGTTTCTCGGTCGCACACTGGCCATTCCCGCAGGCTGA
- a CDS encoding acyl-CoA desaturase: MTSTIETPTQDKTASGPKPMLAEPRTTGAHITISAFVIFPTLALIAAVPLAWGWGLGWVDIGLAVFFYYLSGLGVTIGFHRLFTHGSFKAKRWLRVALASAGMMAVQGSVLHWVADHRRHHAFSDKEGDPHSPWLHGTTPWGLTKGFWHAHMGWTFDRDKTNAERFAPDLLADEDIKRVDKLFPLFTVATFVLPGILGGLITWSWWGALTAFFWAGIVRVGFLHHVTWSTNSICHMIGDRPFKSKDKAANFWPLAILSFGESWHNLHHADPTCARHGVKKWQLDTSARIIWFFEKFGWVHSVRWPTEARLARITITEAAH, from the coding sequence ATGACGAGCACCATCGAGACCCCCACGCAGGACAAGACCGCCAGTGGCCCCAAGCCCATGCTCGCCGAGCCGCGCACCACCGGCGCGCACATCACCATCAGCGCCTTCGTGATCTTCCCGACCCTGGCGCTGATCGCGGCCGTGCCGCTGGCCTGGGGCTGGGGGCTCGGCTGGGTGGACATCGGCCTCGCCGTGTTCTTCTACTACCTCTCCGGCCTGGGCGTGACGATCGGCTTCCACCGCCTGTTCACGCACGGCTCGTTCAAGGCCAAGCGCTGGCTGCGGGTCGCGCTGGCCAGCGCGGGCATGATGGCCGTGCAGGGCTCGGTGCTGCACTGGGTGGCCGACCACCGGCGGCACCACGCCTTCTCCGACAAGGAGGGCGACCCGCACTCGCCGTGGCTGCACGGCACCACCCCGTGGGGCCTGACCAAGGGCTTCTGGCACGCGCACATGGGCTGGACCTTCGACCGCGACAAGACCAACGCGGAGCGGTTCGCCCCGGACCTGCTGGCCGATGAGGACATCAAGCGGGTGGACAAGCTGTTCCCGCTGTTCACCGTGGCCACCTTCGTGCTGCCCGGCATCCTCGGCGGTCTGATCACCTGGTCCTGGTGGGGCGCGCTGACCGCGTTCTTCTGGGCGGGCATCGTCCGGGTGGGCTTCCTGCACCACGTCACCTGGTCGACCAACTCGATCTGCCACATGATCGGCGACCGCCCGTTCAAGTCCAAGGACAAGGCCGCCAACTTCTGGCCGCTGGCCATCCTCAGCTTCGGCGAGAGCTGGCACAACCTGCACCACGCCGACCCGACCTGCGCCCGCCACGGCGTGAAGAAGTGGCAGCTGGACACCTCGGCGCGGATCATCTGGTTCTTCGAGAAGTTCGGCTGGGTGCACTCCGTGCGCTGGCCGACCGAGGCGCGGCTGGCCCGCATCACCATCACCGAGGCGGCGCACTGA
- a CDS encoding TetR/AcrR family transcriptional regulator — translation MTGKERRQQLLDIGRALFAEKGYDAASIEEIANRAGVSKPVVYEHFGGKEGLYAVVVDREMDLLLEGVIGALGKATHPRELLEHAAIALLDYIEESTDGFRILVRDSPVASATGSFSSLLNDIASQVEHILGLHFSAQGYDPKLAGLYAQALVGMVALTGQWWLEVRKPKKEEVAAHLVNLSWKGLSHLDPAPKLRITSA, via the coding sequence ATGACCGGCAAGGAGCGGCGGCAGCAGCTGCTGGACATCGGCCGCGCCCTGTTCGCCGAGAAGGGCTACGACGCGGCCAGCATCGAGGAGATCGCCAACCGCGCCGGGGTGTCCAAGCCGGTGGTCTACGAGCACTTCGGCGGCAAGGAAGGCCTGTACGCGGTGGTCGTGGACCGCGAGATGGACCTGCTGCTGGAGGGCGTGATCGGCGCGCTGGGCAAGGCCACGCACCCTCGTGAGCTGTTGGAACACGCCGCCATCGCGCTGCTGGACTACATCGAGGAGTCCACCGACGGCTTCCGCATCCTGGTGCGCGACTCGCCCGTGGCCAGCGCCACCGGCAGCTTCTCCAGCCTGCTCAACGACATCGCCAGCCAGGTCGAGCACATCCTCGGTCTGCACTTCTCCGCCCAGGGCTACGACCCCAAGCTCGCCGGGCTCTACGCGCAGGCGCTGGTCGGCATGGTCGCGCTCACCGGGCAGTGGTGGCTGGAGGTGCGCAAGCCGAAGAAGGAAGAGGTGGCCGCGCACCTGGTCAACCTGTCCTGGAAGGGCCTGTCCCACCTGGACCCGGCGCCGAAACTCCGTATCACCAGCGCCTGA
- a CDS encoding MFS transporter yields MLAPLRYSAFRLLTTGRVITQVGDSVATIALAFAVLDLTGSVVQLGLVVGLRSMMSVISLLFGGVVADRLPRHVVLVGSCAVSALSQAVVAALVLTGTATVPVVTVLAAVNGFAIAFSWPASGALTPQTTPEEHWLRANALVRLGVNGAKIVGASFGGLLVGLVGPGWGLALDAVTFAVAGVCFLLIRVPPVVERPERRSVVRELAEGWQEFVSRRWVWVVVVGFLFMNAAIVGVLQVLGPALADETIGRPAWGLVLAAETAGMAVGAVVAMRLRLRRLLYVGTACMGLAALLPVTMAVAPVTWVLVLVGFGAGIGLEQFGVAWETSMQQHIPADRLARVYSYDAIGSFLAVPVGEIAIGPVSHAIGVGPTLFAAAGVILVATVFMLGSRSVRRLPNTAFSPA; encoded by the coding sequence GTGCTGGCCCCCCTGCGGTACTCGGCGTTCCGGCTGCTGACCACTGGCCGCGTGATCACGCAGGTCGGTGACTCCGTGGCCACGATCGCCCTCGCGTTCGCGGTGCTCGACCTGACCGGCTCGGTCGTCCAGCTCGGCCTGGTGGTGGGCCTGCGGTCGATGATGTCGGTGATCTCGCTGCTGTTCGGCGGCGTGGTGGCCGACCGGCTGCCCCGGCACGTGGTGCTCGTCGGCTCGTGCGCGGTCAGCGCCCTGTCCCAAGCCGTGGTGGCCGCGCTGGTGCTCACCGGTACCGCGACCGTGCCGGTGGTCACCGTGCTGGCCGCGGTCAACGGCTTCGCCATCGCCTTCTCCTGGCCCGCCAGCGGCGCGCTCACCCCGCAGACCACGCCGGAGGAGCACTGGCTGCGGGCCAACGCGCTGGTCCGCCTCGGCGTGAACGGCGCCAAGATCGTCGGCGCCTCGTTCGGCGGGCTGCTGGTCGGCCTGGTGGGACCGGGCTGGGGCCTGGCCCTGGACGCGGTGACCTTCGCGGTGGCCGGGGTGTGCTTCCTGCTGATCCGGGTGCCCCCGGTGGTCGAGCGGCCGGAGCGGCGCAGCGTGGTGCGCGAGCTTGCCGAGGGCTGGCAGGAGTTCGTCTCACGCCGCTGGGTGTGGGTGGTCGTGGTCGGCTTCCTGTTCATGAACGCCGCCATCGTCGGGGTGCTGCAGGTGCTCGGCCCGGCCCTGGCGGACGAGACGATCGGCCGCCCGGCCTGGGGCCTGGTGCTGGCGGCGGAGACAGCGGGCATGGCGGTGGGCGCGGTGGTGGCCATGCGCCTGCGGCTGCGGCGGCTGCTCTACGTCGGCACCGCCTGCATGGGGTTGGCCGCGCTGCTGCCGGTGACCATGGCGGTGGCCCCGGTGACCTGGGTGCTGGTGCTGGTGGGCTTCGGTGCGGGCATCGGCCTGGAGCAGTTCGGCGTGGCCTGGGAGACCTCGATGCAGCAGCACATCCCGGCCGACCGGCTGGCCCGGGTGTACTCCTACGACGCGATCGGCTCGTTCCTGGCCGTGCCGGTGGGGGAAATCGCGATCGGCCCGGTCTCGCACGCCATCGGCGTGGGCCCGACCCTGTTCGCCGCGGCCGGGGTGATCCTGGTGGCCACGGTGTTCATGCTCGGCAGCCGCTCGGTGCGGCGGCTGCCGAACACCGCGTTCAGCCCCGCGTGA
- a CDS encoding PQQ-dependent sugar dehydrogenase: protein MRSRLVVLGVSLLLTAGCSSAGAPAGTAPSTGQSPGLAVEVVTDKLTHGWEIGFLPDGRALVSQRPGRVALLSSTKPGATVSEVQADFGDVLVRGEGGLLGLLVHPDFATSRKFTTCQTHQQDDRPVDVRLVTWTLAEDGRSAVKAPQPLLTGLPIASGRHSGCRLQLAPDGALLVGTGDAAQAAAAQDRRGLGGKVLRIDLNTGQPAPGNPFLTAADPRERLLWTVGHRNVQGLAVRPGSGQVFAAEHGPTVDDEVNVLKAGANYGWDPSQGGTVTSYDEDVPMTDTKRFPDAVPAVWSSGDPTVATSAIDFLTGSRWGDLEGVLAMTTLKATKLMLLRLDQAGAVTSVSIPRELDDTHGRLRAARLGPDGALYLTTSNGTGDKLLRVTRG, encoded by the coding sequence ATGCGCTCTCGCCTGGTGGTCCTCGGGGTGTCCCTGCTGCTCACCGCTGGCTGTTCCAGCGCCGGCGCACCGGCGGGGACGGCCCCGTCCACCGGCCAGTCCCCCGGGCTGGCGGTGGAGGTCGTCACCGACAAGCTCACGCACGGGTGGGAGATCGGCTTCCTGCCCGACGGCCGGGCCCTGGTCAGCCAGCGGCCCGGCCGCGTCGCGCTGCTGTCCAGCACCAAGCCCGGGGCCACCGTGAGCGAGGTGCAGGCCGACTTCGGGGACGTGTTGGTCCGCGGGGAGGGTGGGCTGCTCGGGTTGCTCGTGCACCCCGACTTCGCCACCAGCCGGAAGTTCACCACCTGCCAGACGCACCAGCAGGACGACCGGCCGGTGGACGTCCGGCTGGTCACGTGGACGCTGGCCGAGGACGGGCGCAGCGCCGTCAAGGCGCCGCAGCCGCTGCTCACCGGGTTGCCGATCGCCAGTGGGCGGCATTCGGGGTGCCGGTTGCAGCTCGCGCCGGACGGGGCGCTGCTGGTCGGGACCGGGGACGCCGCGCAGGCCGCCGCCGCGCAGGACCGCAGGGGGCTCGGCGGGAAGGTGCTGCGCATCGACCTGAACACCGGGCAGCCCGCGCCCGGCAACCCGTTCCTGACTGCGGCCGATCCCCGGGAGCGGCTGTTGTGGACGGTCGGGCACCGGAACGTGCAGGGGCTGGCCGTGCGGCCCGGGAGCGGGCAGGTCTTCGCCGCCGAGCACGGGCCGACCGTCGACGACGAGGTCAACGTGCTCAAGGCCGGGGCCAACTACGGCTGGGACCCGTCCCAGGGCGGCACCGTGACCAGCTACGACGAGGACGTGCCGATGACCGACACCAAGCGCTTCCCGGACGCGGTGCCCGCGGTGTGGTCCTCCGGCGACCCGACCGTGGCCACCAGTGCCATCGACTTCCTCACCGGGTCGCGATGGGGTGACCTGGAGGGCGTGCTGGCCATGACCACGCTCAAGGCCACCAAGCTCATGCTGCTGCGCCTGGACCAGGCCGGGGCGGTCACCTCGGTGTCCATCCCGCGCGAGCTGGACGACACGCACGGGCGGCTGCGCGCGGCCCGGCTCGGCCCGGACGGCGCGCTGTACCTGACCACGTCCAACGGCACCGGCGACAAGCTGCTGCGGGTCACGCGGGGCTGA
- a CDS encoding alpha/beta hydrolase: protein MSTTFVLVHGSHSNSFGWTALQRELALRGHRGLAVDLPGHGYTAPIPAQPSGVAHLTLDDYAEHTLAVVRRAAEHGPVVLVGHSLGGFTISAVAQRAPELVDRLVYISAWCCTRPPAEYTATPEYASGALNELAGLQLVGNPAELGAVRLNWDIADPALLARVCEANFAELTPAEQHSALRLFEADEPTQNIAGGAAGIDPEVLAAVDHSYIRLAQDRLMPLALQDLFITDADTACTGNPFDVHTVDSSHGGFLARPDAVVDVLAGFVR from the coding sequence ATGTCAACCACCTTCGTGCTGGTGCACGGTTCGCACTCCAACTCCTTCGGCTGGACCGCCCTGCAACGCGAGCTGGCCCTGCGCGGCCACCGCGGCCTGGCGGTCGACCTCCCCGGCCACGGCTACACCGCGCCGATCCCCGCGCAGCCGTCCGGTGTGGCCCACCTGACCCTCGACGACTACGCCGAGCACACCCTCGCCGTCGTGCGGCGCGCGGCCGAGCACGGCCCGGTGGTGCTGGTCGGGCACAGCCTCGGCGGGTTCACCATCAGCGCGGTGGCGCAGCGCGCGCCCGAGCTGGTGGACCGGCTCGTCTACATCTCCGCCTGGTGCTGCACGCGCCCGCCCGCCGAGTACACGGCCACGCCGGAGTACGCCTCCGGTGCGCTCAACGAGCTCGCGGGCCTCCAGCTGGTCGGCAACCCGGCCGAGCTGGGTGCGGTGCGGCTCAACTGGGACATCGCCGACCCGGCACTGCTGGCCCGGGTGTGCGAGGCCAACTTCGCCGAGCTGACGCCCGCCGAGCAGCACAGCGCCCTGAGGCTGTTCGAGGCCGACGAGCCCACGCAGAACATCGCGGGCGGCGCCGCCGGGATCGACCCGGAGGTCCTCGCCGCGGTCGACCACAGCTACATCCGGCTCGCCCAGGACCGGCTCATGCCCCTCGCGCTCCAGGACCTGTTTATCACCGACGCCGACACCGCCTGTACCGGCAACCCGTTCGACGTGCACACCGTGGACAGCAGCCACGGCGGTTTCCTCGCACGTCCGGACGCCGTGGTCGACGTCCTGGCGGGCTTCGTCCGGTAG